A part of Rhipicephalus microplus isolate Deutch F79 chromosome 8, USDA_Rmic, whole genome shotgun sequence genomic DNA contains:
- the LOC142768260 gene encoding zinc finger and BTB domain-containing protein 41-like: MALGSYLGNVEKGGVAKCMMKGTIVKRHERTHTGECPFTCDVCPKVFSRADALDAHVQTHAAEKPFECTECSRHIHSSSKLKRHERLVHSEDARQHACPYCYKIFSQKVFLQIHQPMQGKQLYRCGLCPQSFTQLANV; encoded by the exons ATGGCACTGGGAAGCTACTTGGGCAACGTGGAGAAAGGTGGTGTAGCAAAATGTATGATGAAAGG GACCATTGTCAAAAGGCACGAACGAACCCACACGGGCGAGTGTCCATTCACCTGCGACGTGTGCCCGAAGGTCTTCAGTCGGGCCGACGCACTTGATGCGCACGTGCAAACACACGCTGCGGAGAAGCCATTCGAGTGCACAGAGTGCAGCCGGCACATCCACAGCTCATCGAAACTGAAGCGACACGAGAGGTTGGTGCACTCAGAAGACGCTCGCCAGCACGCCTGCCCCTACTGCTACAAGATCTTCTCCCAAAAGGTGTTCCTGCAGATCCACCAGCCGATGCAGGGCAAGCAGCTTTACCGGTGCGGCCTGTGCCCCCAGTCTTTCACACAGCTCGCCAATGTCTGA
- the LOC119164471 gene encoding uncharacterized protein LOC119164471 isoform X1 produces MEKKQPSQQQPQKVATIQVPSGCDVVQLCKQLQEIRAQLAKARAKAQLDGTVQDKAAAKLDEVCELLKQENQDDNYDFPKVETENSVSTMTEHVAVEAVANKAACGPSVCAANETVGHIEEPNPLQLIIDGANLDVACETVSTTEDLDSDAADRQPSVIVGGTSERETASSPHKDDHCYAVDFASGVQVLSARELTTASVILGSEKRPAPAGTEIPEGKKVKIIPSIASSEAAPKGQVIVAGSRLPAGTAGPVIVRRCILQPSGSTTPQGLKTSPVPVASQSRVTMLVKAKDVGKPICMPIRTFNQQSGGPLSKTSPQKLTIVHMKVLRQPPQTSKEEPIVKPSKPQMMTSKACQTTRIYRSRGRKKVEEVEQEPCTALVKTFPQPQKKGRRKRKNAITTQCVVFCCEACGDAFSAAKHLHRHWQTTHRKKPLGKHKCSFCNYTSDRKAHVKMHERTHTGERPFSCYICQKGFYRADDVETHMRVHTKEKPYECEECGQRFNVASNLNRHRKLHTDDAEMHACAECGKTFNQKVHLKSHMRTHTGERPYQCSQCNQRFTEMGSVRKHEKMLHAGEYPHYCPHCGKGLANNYKLKLHLRARHFQFKMEDSDEEGENVTQTVKTE; encoded by the exons A TGGAGAAGAAGCAACCCTCTCAGCAGCAGCCACAGAAAGTGGCCACTATTCAAGTCCCATCGGGCTGCGATGTGGTGCAGTTGTGCAAGCAGCTGCAGGAGATACGTGCCCAGCTTGCCAAGGCCAG GGCCAAGGCGCAGCTAGATGGCACTGTTCAGGACAAAGCAGCCGCAAAACTGGATGAAGTGTGCGAGCTATTGAAACAAGAAAACCAGGACGACAATTATGATTTCCCGAAAGTTGAAACTGAGAACAGTGTTTCGACGATGACTGAGCACGTGGCCGTGGAAGCAGTTGCCAACAAGGCAGCTTGCGGTCCGTCGGTGTGCGCCGCGAACGAAACGGTGGGGCACATCGAGGAGCCCAACCCGCTGCAGCTCATAATCGATGGAGCTAACCTCGACGTAGCCTGCGAGACAGTCTCGACCACTGAAGACTTGGACAGCGACGCCGCGGATAGGCAGCCATCTGTGATAGTTGGTGGAACGAGTGAGCGTGAAACGGCGAGCTCCCCCCACAAAGACGACCACTGCTACGCTGTCGACTTCGCCAGCGGTGTGCAAGTCCTGTCGGCCAGGGAGCTTACGACTGCATCCGTCATCCTGGGTTCAGAAAAGAGGCCCGCTCCCGCCGGCACCGAGATTCCCGAAGGGAAGAAGGTGAAAATTATTCCTTCCATCGCCTCCTCCGAAGCGGCGCCCAAGGGTCAAGTGATCGTGGCCGGATCTCGCTTGCCGGCGGGTACAGCAGGTCCCGTGATTGTGCGTAGGTGCATTCTGCAGCCCTCCGGGAGCACCACACCGCAGGGGCTTAAAACATCGCCGGTGCCCGTCGCTAGCCAATCTAGAGTCACCATGTTGGTGAAAGCCAAAGATGTAGGGAAGCCTATTTGCATGCCGATTCGCACCTTCAACCAGCAGAGTGGTGGGCCTCTTTCGAAAACATCGCCGCAGAAACTCACCATCGTACACATGAAGGTCCTGCGGCAGCCACCACAAACTTCTA AAGAAGAGCCTATAGTAAAGCCATCGAAGCCACAGATGATGACCTCCAAGGCGTGCCAG ACGACCAGAATCTATAGGAGCCGAGGCCGGAAAAAGGTAGAGGAGGTTGAACAAGAACCCTGCACTGCGCTTGTGAAGACATTCCCACAGCCGCAAAAGAAGGGACGCAGGAAAC GCAAGAACGCCATAACTACCCAGTGCGTCGTGTTTTGCTGCGAGGCGTGCGGCGACGCGTTCTCGGCGGCCAAGCACCTGCACCGGCACTGGCAGACAACGCACCGGAAGAAGCCGCTGGGCAAACACAAGTGCTCCTTTTGCAATTACACCAGCGACAGAAA GGCCCACGTCAAGATGCACGAGCGGACTCACACCGGCGAGCGGCCATTTTCCTGCTACATCTGCCAGAAGGGATTCTACCGGGCAGACGATGTTGAGACGCACATGCGTGTGCACACCAAGGAAAAGCCGTACGAGTGCGAAGAGTGTGGTCAGCGCTTCAACGTCGCGTCCAACCTGAACCGCCACAGGAAGCTCCACACCGACGATGCCGAGATGCACGCCTGTGCAGAGTGCGGTAAGACATTCAACCAAAAGGTGCACCTTAAGTCCCACATGCGGACGCACACGGGTgagcgcccctaccagtgcagTCAGTGCAACCAGCGCTTCACCGAGATGGGCAGCGTCAGGAAGCACGAGAAAATGTTGCACGCGGGTGAGTACCCGCATTACTGCCCACATTGCGGTAAGGGGCTCGCCAACAACTACAAGCTGAAGTTGCACCTCCGTGCTCGCCACTTTCAATTCAAGATGGAGGACAGTGACGAGGAAGGCGAGAACGTGACGCAGACGGTGAAGACGGAGTAA
- the LOC119164471 gene encoding uncharacterized protein LOC119164471 isoform X2 — translation MEKKQPSQQQPQKVATIQVPSGCDVVQLCKQLQEIRAQLAKARAKAQLDGTVQDKAAAKLDEVCELLKQENQDDNYDFPKVETENSVSTMTEHVAVEAVANKAACGPSVCAANETVGHIEEPNPLQLIIDGANLDVACETVSTTEDLDSDAADRQPSVIVGGTSERETASSPHKDDHCYAVDFASGVQVLSARELTTASVILGSEKRPAPAGTEIPEGKKVKIIPSIASSEAAPKGQVIVAGSRLPAGTAGPVIVRRCILQPSGSTTPQGLKTSPVPVASQSRVTMLVKAKDVGKPICMPIRTFNQQSGGPLSKTSPQKLTIVHMKVLRQPPQTSKEPIVKPSKPQMMTSKACQTTRIYRSRGRKKVEEVEQEPCTALVKTFPQPQKKGRRKRKNAITTQCVVFCCEACGDAFSAAKHLHRHWQTTHRKKPLGKHKCSFCNYTSDRKAHVKMHERTHTGERPFSCYICQKGFYRADDVETHMRVHTKEKPYECEECGQRFNVASNLNRHRKLHTDDAEMHACAECGKTFNQKVHLKSHMRTHTGERPYQCSQCNQRFTEMGSVRKHEKMLHAGEYPHYCPHCGKGLANNYKLKLHLRARHFQFKMEDSDEEGENVTQTVKTE, via the exons A TGGAGAAGAAGCAACCCTCTCAGCAGCAGCCACAGAAAGTGGCCACTATTCAAGTCCCATCGGGCTGCGATGTGGTGCAGTTGTGCAAGCAGCTGCAGGAGATACGTGCCCAGCTTGCCAAGGCCAG GGCCAAGGCGCAGCTAGATGGCACTGTTCAGGACAAAGCAGCCGCAAAACTGGATGAAGTGTGCGAGCTATTGAAACAAGAAAACCAGGACGACAATTATGATTTCCCGAAAGTTGAAACTGAGAACAGTGTTTCGACGATGACTGAGCACGTGGCCGTGGAAGCAGTTGCCAACAAGGCAGCTTGCGGTCCGTCGGTGTGCGCCGCGAACGAAACGGTGGGGCACATCGAGGAGCCCAACCCGCTGCAGCTCATAATCGATGGAGCTAACCTCGACGTAGCCTGCGAGACAGTCTCGACCACTGAAGACTTGGACAGCGACGCCGCGGATAGGCAGCCATCTGTGATAGTTGGTGGAACGAGTGAGCGTGAAACGGCGAGCTCCCCCCACAAAGACGACCACTGCTACGCTGTCGACTTCGCCAGCGGTGTGCAAGTCCTGTCGGCCAGGGAGCTTACGACTGCATCCGTCATCCTGGGTTCAGAAAAGAGGCCCGCTCCCGCCGGCACCGAGATTCCCGAAGGGAAGAAGGTGAAAATTATTCCTTCCATCGCCTCCTCCGAAGCGGCGCCCAAGGGTCAAGTGATCGTGGCCGGATCTCGCTTGCCGGCGGGTACAGCAGGTCCCGTGATTGTGCGTAGGTGCATTCTGCAGCCCTCCGGGAGCACCACACCGCAGGGGCTTAAAACATCGCCGGTGCCCGTCGCTAGCCAATCTAGAGTCACCATGTTGGTGAAAGCCAAAGATGTAGGGAAGCCTATTTGCATGCCGATTCGCACCTTCAACCAGCAGAGTGGTGGGCCTCTTTCGAAAACATCGCCGCAGAAACTCACCATCGTACACATGAAGGTCCTGCGGCAGCCACCACAAACTTCTA AAGAGCCTATAGTAAAGCCATCGAAGCCACAGATGATGACCTCCAAGGCGTGCCAG ACGACCAGAATCTATAGGAGCCGAGGCCGGAAAAAGGTAGAGGAGGTTGAACAAGAACCCTGCACTGCGCTTGTGAAGACATTCCCACAGCCGCAAAAGAAGGGACGCAGGAAAC GCAAGAACGCCATAACTACCCAGTGCGTCGTGTTTTGCTGCGAGGCGTGCGGCGACGCGTTCTCGGCGGCCAAGCACCTGCACCGGCACTGGCAGACAACGCACCGGAAGAAGCCGCTGGGCAAACACAAGTGCTCCTTTTGCAATTACACCAGCGACAGAAA GGCCCACGTCAAGATGCACGAGCGGACTCACACCGGCGAGCGGCCATTTTCCTGCTACATCTGCCAGAAGGGATTCTACCGGGCAGACGATGTTGAGACGCACATGCGTGTGCACACCAAGGAAAAGCCGTACGAGTGCGAAGAGTGTGGTCAGCGCTTCAACGTCGCGTCCAACCTGAACCGCCACAGGAAGCTCCACACCGACGATGCCGAGATGCACGCCTGTGCAGAGTGCGGTAAGACATTCAACCAAAAGGTGCACCTTAAGTCCCACATGCGGACGCACACGGGTgagcgcccctaccagtgcagTCAGTGCAACCAGCGCTTCACCGAGATGGGCAGCGTCAGGAAGCACGAGAAAATGTTGCACGCGGGTGAGTACCCGCATTACTGCCCACATTGCGGTAAGGGGCTCGCCAACAACTACAAGCTGAAGTTGCACCTCCGTGCTCGCCACTTTCAATTCAAGATGGAGGACAGTGACGAGGAAGGCGAGAACGTGACGCAGACGGTGAAGACGGAGTAA
- the LOC119165820 gene encoding uncharacterized protein LOC119165820, translating into MSNLLGLCCCKSGDDGHETLCCGLPSCLGGEPQVEEQQREEEQQQELPQPDSGAATQEPTPARKPSDQSEDKGNWADDEESSSYTSSSKASVVRKDTTISKVVQPPAGDSRQPGPSGRQPFSRVMHDVPSDYTTTDDS; encoded by the exons ATGTCTAACTTGCTTGGATTGTGCTGCTGCAAGTCGGGCGATGACGGCCACGAAACACTGTGCTGTGGGCTGCCTTCCTGCCTAGGTGGCGAGCCACAAGTGGAGGAACAGCAACGCGAAGAGGAACAGCAGCAGGAGCTGCCGCAGCCAGACTCCG GTGCAGCCACACAGGAGCCTACACCGGCTCGAAAGCCGTCGGACCAGTCGGAAGACAAGGGCAACTGGGCCGACGACGAGGAATCTTCGTCGTACACGTCCTCCAGCAAGGCCTCGGTGGTCCGCAAGGACACCACcatctccaaggtggtgcagcCACCCGCGGGCGACTCCCGGCAGCCTGGACCCAGCGGCAGGCAGCCGTTCAGCCGCGTGATGCACGACGTACCGTCCGACTACACCACCACCGACGACTCTTGA